Part of the Chitinivibrionales bacterium genome, TTATTAATTTACCAAAAAAAACGTCTCTCTTGTTCCTTTGACTTATCATGGTTGTAGTCCTTTCCAAAGAATGTCAAATAGCAATAATGCAAAGCTAATGCCAAGGAATTAATGATTAGCCGCTCAATAAATAATTTTCTCACCCTGTTTCCCTTTCGCGTTTCTAATAATAATTTCGCATTCTCCTAAACAATAGCTGTTGTCACGGGCGCAGCCCATGCCATAGTGTGTCGACAAGTTGCCGAACGAATTCGCTTCGTGACGGTGAAGGACCTTTATCCCTCAACTTTGCACCAGTCACCTGCTCGAATGCGAAAAACCAAAGTGCACCACCAAACGTCTGCGCCACAACAAATGGGTCGACGAGTCGGATTCGCTTTAAGGCAGCTTCGGCCCGTAAGTATTCCACGAGTACTTTTTGACCTCGGACCCCTCTTTCACGGTACTGATCGGCCATGCTTTCGCCACGCTCTGGTCCCGGATTGGCCCATGCCATCATCTGGTTTGGAACAGTGACGAAAAACCGGTCAAGTAAGATATCTCCAATTTCAACAAGAGTTCTTTGAACAGACCCCTTACCGGCACGCTGTCGAGGGTCAAACTGTCGCGGTTGTCCACCAGCATTATTTCCTGCATTCATCGCTGCGGTAAAAAGAGCTTCCTTTGTACCGAATCTCTGGAAAAGAATGCCTGATGATACGCCGGCACGCTTGGCAATTGCCGCTGAGGTTGCGCGAATTCCATGAGCGAGGAACTCAGCTTGAGCGGCTTTGAGAATTTGATTATTGGTGATTGTAGCTATTCGTGCCATAATTGACTCCTCAATTATTAATACAAATTATTATAATAGATTATTTGCATTCAATCTTCTATTGGCCGCACTAGATTATTTTGGATAGCGGTAGTCCCGCACTTCATAATATCAATCAATATATCAAAGGCCAATTGCTCAAAGCAATACAACTATAATACAGTGCCCGTGCTATGGAAAAATTGCATCCATGGTACTCGAATAGGGAAGAACGCCCTACCCCGATGATTTCTCAATAATAGCCGTTCTGTTTTGTAGATCCTTTTAAATAACCACGGGACATTTTCTTTTACGACCACTGAAAACCA contains:
- a CDS encoding helix-turn-helix domain-containing protein is translated as MARIATITNNQILKAAQAEFLAHGIRATSAAIAKRAGVSSGILFQRFGTKEALFTAAMNAGNNAGGQPRQFDPRQRAGKGSVQRTLVEIGDILLDRFFVTVPNQMMAWANPGPERGESMADQYRERGVRGQKVLVEYLRAEAALKRIRLVDPFVVAQTFGGALWFFAFEQVTGAKLRDKGPSPSRSEFVRQLVDTLWHGLRP